The DNA segment CCGCACATCTACCACGCCCTGCCCAGCATGATCGCCTCGCTGCCCAACGATCTCCGGGAGATCGTCGAGTGCACCGAGCAGTCGGTGGGCACCGCTCTCGCGGTGGGACGACGGTGAGCCCGGCCGGTCGCCATCAGCGCCGCCGCAACAATGTCGATCAGTGGGCCGGCACCATGCTGATGGATCTCCAGCGCAGCTCCGGCACCGGCCCCGACATCGTCAGCCAGGCGCTGGCGAGCAACCGGCTCGGCGTCTCGTCGGTGGTCTTCTTCGGCGTCGCCGGCGCGGCCCCGCTCACCGTGATCATCGGGGCCATCTCGACGATCTACGCGGTGGTCGGCAACACGGCGGTCCCGCTGGTCTACCTCGTCGTCGCGGGCATCCTCTCGATCTTCACGGTCGGGTTCGTCGCGATGAGCCGGCACATCGTCAACTCCGGCGCCTTCTACGCGTACATCAGTCATGGCCTGGGCCGGGAGCTCGGGGTCGCGGCGGCGTTCGTCGCCCTGGCCGCGTACTCGCTCATGCAGATCGGCCTCTTCGGCCTGTTCGGCGTGGTCGCCTCGGGAATCCTCGAAGCGGTCGGCCTGCAGGCCTCCTGGCTGGCCTGCGCCCTGGTTGCCTGGGCGCTGATCGCGGTGCTCGGCATGCTCTGGGTCGACCTGAGCGGCAAGGTGCTGGGCATCCTGCTGATCGCCGAGATCGCCGTCGTGGTGATCTACGACCTGGTGATGGCGGGCAACCCCGCTGAGGGCTCGGTCAGCTTCGCGGCGCTCGCGCCACAGCAGCTGCTCACCCCCGAGGTGGTGGCCATGATGGTGCTGGCCATCGGCGGCTTCACCGGCTTCGAGGCGACGGTCGTGCTCTCCGAGGAGGCGAAGGACCCGAAGCGGACGATCGCCCGGGCCACCCACCTCTGTGTGATCCTGGCCGGCATCCTCTGCGCCCTCTCGGCGTGGGCCATGTCGGTGGCGGCCGGTCCGACGCAGATCGTCGCGGCGGCCCGCACGGAACAGAC comes from the Actinoplanes sp. OR16 genome and includes:
- a CDS encoding APC family permease, with translation MSPAGRHQRRRNNVDQWAGTMLMDLQRSSGTGPDIVSQALASNRLGVSSVVFFGVAGAAPLTVIIGAISTIYAVVGNTAVPLVYLVVAGILSIFTVGFVAMSRHIVNSGAFYAYISHGLGRELGVAAAFVALAAYSLMQIGLFGLFGVVASGILEAVGLQASWLACALVAWALIAVLGMLWVDLSGKVLGILLIAEIAVVVIYDLVMAGNPAEGSVSFAALAPQQLLTPEVVAMMVLAIGGFTGFEATVVLSEEAKDPKRTIARATHLCVILAGILCALSAWAMSVAAGPTQIVAAARTEQTDLVFTLVAPHVPDTLITIGYLLFMTSIFAALLAFHAAVSRYQFALGRERVLPARWGYAHPRTGAPVVGSVTQSILALGVLLTYGILGIDPLVHLFAWLTVVGGLGVLILMWAASAAVIAFFVQHSRGENVWRGRVAPITAFFLLSIILLATVIGFGDLLQVGSDSVFHWVFTVGYLICAAIGFCWALIVKRRRPDIYAGIGRGADGRNVIDYAELARPHSHSHSQTNAQHPHELRDHSPSIK